One part of the Nostoc sp. PCC 7120 = FACHB-418 genome encodes these proteins:
- a CDS encoding TetR/AcrR family transcriptional regulator, with product MSKSSHRQSPDNKQVKSSVSNDDNPQKSRRKPSGDRGRQRRDLILDTAADLLADGGAEAINTNALADRANISIGSVYQYFSNKEAILSALGERYMQQLSRNTVAALQQDVSGLDFAAMVDRVIDPMIAFERQHPAFRHLNAGQEGEGILAEGAKRVDQEILATIYDLLLRVCPHLNPTQGWQVARVTKALYKGMSYLIQQEQEIKNTGGDIDGMIAHMKRMMVTYLEDHLGQLTVG from the coding sequence ATGAGCAAAAGCTCACATCGTCAATCCCCAGATAATAAACAAGTGAAGTCATCAGTTTCCAACGATGACAATCCTCAGAAAAGCCGACGCAAACCCTCAGGCGATCGCGGCCGGCAAAGGCGTGATTTAATCCTAGATACAGCTGCCGATTTGTTAGCAGACGGAGGGGCTGAAGCTATCAATACCAACGCCTTAGCTGATCGTGCCAATATTTCGATTGGGTCAGTGTATCAGTATTTCTCCAACAAAGAGGCGATTCTGTCTGCCTTGGGGGAGCGATATATGCAGCAATTAAGTAGGAATACGGTAGCAGCCTTACAACAGGATGTCTCCGGTCTGGATTTTGCGGCTATGGTTGATCGAGTAATTGACCCCATGATTGCCTTTGAGCGCCAGCATCCTGCTTTTAGACATTTAAATGCCGGTCAAGAAGGGGAAGGCATCCTGGCTGAAGGAGCCAAACGAGTCGATCAAGAAATACTAGCAACTATCTATGATTTGCTGCTGAGAGTATGCCCTCATCTCAACCCCACTCAGGGTTGGCAAGTTGCGCGGGTGACAAAAGCCCTTTATAAAGGTATGAGCTATTTAATCCAGCAGGAACAAGAGATTAAAAATACTGGTGGAGATATTGATGGCATGATTGCTCACATGAAGCGGATGATGGTGACTTACTTAGAAGACCATCTGGGTCAACTAACTGTGGGATAG
- the rplS gene encoding 50S ribosomal protein L19: MSAQEIIRSIEAEQLKSNLPEIYIGDTVRVGVKIKEGEKYRVQPYEGVVIARRNGGINETITVRRVFQGVGVERVFLLHSPRIDNIKVLRRGKVRRAKLYYLRGRVGKATRIKQRFDRSL, encoded by the coding sequence ATGAGCGCTCAAGAGATCATCCGCTCCATAGAAGCGGAACAACTAAAGTCTAACCTGCCCGAAATTTATATCGGCGACACCGTAAGAGTCGGCGTGAAAATCAAAGAAGGCGAAAAATACCGCGTCCAACCCTACGAAGGAGTTGTTATTGCTAGACGTAACGGTGGTATCAACGAAACCATTACAGTCCGCCGTGTATTCCAAGGTGTTGGTGTAGAACGGGTCTTCCTGCTGCACTCTCCTCGGATCGACAACATCAAAGTATTGCGTCGTGGTAAAGTAAGACGTGCTAAACTTTATTATCTACGCGGTCGCGTAGGTAAAGCCACCCGGATCAAGCAACGGTTCGACCGTTCTCTATAA
- the secE gene encoding preprotein translocase subunit SecE, translating to MAKKNEAEIAETSGGFNFTNFFQGTKEELEKVVWPSRKQLISESAAVLLMVTLSASLIYLVDGLFAWVAKQVF from the coding sequence GTGGCCAAAAAAAATGAAGCAGAAATCGCAGAGACTTCTGGTGGGTTTAACTTTACTAACTTCTTCCAAGGAACAAAAGAAGAACTAGAGAAAGTAGTTTGGCCCAGTCGCAAGCAACTAATAAGTGAATCAGCAGCCGTGTTGCTTATGGTGACACTCTCCGCTTCCTTAATCTACTTAGTCGATGGATTGTTTGCTTGGGTAGCAAAGCAGGTATTCTGA
- the nusG gene encoding transcription termination/antitermination protein NusG, whose translation MTSATDEPTNSALQSEETAETALTEARWYAVQVASGCEKRVKTNLEQRIQTFDVAEKIVQVEIPHTPAVKIRKDGSRQHTEEKVFPGYVLVRMVMDDDTWQVVRNTSHVINFVGAEQKRGTGKGRGHVKPLPLSHSEVERIFKQTTEQEPVVKIDMASGDKIIVLSGPFKDFEGEVIEVSPERSKLKALLSIFGRDTPVELEFNQVEKQS comes from the coding sequence ATGACTTCTGCGACAGACGAACCAACAAACTCGGCGTTGCAGTCAGAGGAAACAGCAGAAACAGCACTTACAGAAGCACGCTGGTATGCAGTACAAGTAGCCTCAGGCTGCGAAAAGCGGGTAAAAACAAATTTAGAGCAACGCATTCAAACTTTTGATGTGGCGGAGAAAATCGTCCAGGTAGAAATTCCCCACACACCAGCAGTCAAAATCCGTAAGGATGGCAGCCGCCAACACACAGAAGAGAAAGTATTTCCTGGCTATGTGTTAGTGCGAATGGTGATGGATGATGATACTTGGCAGGTGGTACGTAATACATCCCACGTAATTAACTTTGTGGGAGCAGAACAAAAACGTGGTACAGGCAAAGGTCGCGGTCACGTTAAGCCACTACCCCTAAGTCACTCAGAAGTAGAACGTATCTTTAAACAAACCACAGAACAAGAGCCAGTTGTCAAAATTGACATGGCTAGTGGTGATAAGATAATCGTGCTTTCTGGCCCATTCAAGGACTTTGAAGGTGAGGTGATTGAGGTTAGTCCAGAACGGAGTAAACTAAAAGCCTTGCTATCGATCTTCGGGCGAGACACACCAGTAGAACTGGAATTTAATCAGGTAGAAAAACAGAGCTAA
- the rplK gene encoding 50S ribosomal protein L11, translating to MAKKVVAVIKLALNAGKANPAPPVGPALGQHGVNIMMFCKEYNAKTADQAGMVIPVEISVYEDRSFTFVLKTPPASVLIRKAAKIERGSNEPNKKKVGTITTAQLREIAQTKLPDLNANDIDAAMKIVAGTARNMGVTVTD from the coding sequence ATGGCGAAGAAAGTAGTAGCGGTCATTAAATTGGCCCTGAATGCTGGAAAAGCCAACCCAGCACCCCCAGTTGGTCCCGCCTTGGGTCAACATGGTGTTAATATCATGATGTTCTGCAAAGAGTACAATGCCAAAACAGCCGACCAAGCTGGCATGGTAATTCCTGTAGAAATATCGGTTTATGAAGACCGGAGTTTCACATTTGTACTCAAAACCCCACCAGCATCTGTATTAATCCGTAAGGCAGCGAAAATTGAAAGAGGTTCCAACGAACCTAATAAGAAAAAAGTTGGCACAATTACCACAGCACAACTGCGGGAAATTGCCCAAACTAAACTGCCTGACCTCAACGCTAACGACATAGATGCGGCGATGAAAATTGTGGCAGGAACCGCCAGAAATATGGGCGTTACAGTCACCGATTAG
- the rplA gene encoding 50S ribosomal protein L1, with protein sequence MTKKVSRRLRELQAKVEDREYGPLDALGLLKETATAKFGEAAEAHIRLGIDPKYTDQQLRTTVALPKGTGQIVRVAVIARGEKVTEASNAGADVVGSEELIDEIQKGRMDFDKLIATPDVMPQVAKLGKMLGPRGLMPSPKGGTVTFDVASAIAEFKAGKLEFRADRTGIVHVMFGKASFSPEDLLVNLKALQETIDRNRPSGAKGRYWRTFYVSATMGPSIRVDINALRDYKLTEAA encoded by the coding sequence ATGACAAAGAAAGTATCACGCCGCTTGCGAGAATTGCAAGCAAAAGTTGAAGATAGAGAATACGGGCCTTTAGATGCTCTGGGTCTGTTGAAAGAGACAGCCACAGCAAAATTTGGCGAAGCGGCAGAAGCGCATATCCGCTTAGGTATTGATCCAAAATATACAGACCAACAATTACGGACTACAGTTGCACTACCCAAAGGTACAGGACAAATTGTGCGAGTAGCCGTAATTGCTCGCGGGGAAAAAGTTACAGAAGCCTCCAACGCTGGTGCTGATGTAGTTGGTTCGGAAGAACTGATTGACGAAATCCAAAAAGGGCGAATGGATTTTGACAAGTTGATTGCCACACCAGATGTTATGCCACAGGTAGCAAAACTTGGTAAGATGTTAGGCCCTCGTGGTTTAATGCCTTCACCAAAAGGTGGTACGGTCACATTTGACGTAGCAAGTGCGATCGCTGAATTTAAAGCAGGTAAGCTAGAGTTCCGGGCTGACCGTACAGGCATTGTTCATGTTATGTTTGGTAAGGCATCCTTCTCGCCAGAAGATTTGTTGGTGAACCTGAAGGCGTTGCAAGAGACGATTGACCGTAACCGTCCTTCTGGAGCCAAAGGTCGCTACTGGCGCACATTTTATGTGTCTGCCACAATGGGGCCATCTATTAGAGTCGATATCAACGCTCTGAGAGATTATAAACTGACTGAAGCTGCATAA
- the rplJ gene encoding 50S ribosomal protein L10: MGRTLENKKEIVADLKETLGESTLALVIEYQGLTVAEITDLRKRLRPSGTVCKVTKNTLMGIAIQDDEKWQPLSELLKGSSAFLLVKEDFSSAIKAYQEFQKVTKKTELRGGVMEGRLLKEPDVKALGDLPSKEQLMGQIAGAINALATKIAVGINEVPGGLARALQAVADKENGGDDSAA, translated from the coding sequence ATGGGTAGAACGTTAGAAAACAAAAAGGAAATTGTAGCTGACCTCAAAGAAACTTTGGGTGAGTCTACTTTGGCACTGGTAATTGAATACCAAGGGCTGACAGTTGCTGAAATTACCGACTTACGGAAGCGCCTGCGTCCTAGTGGTACTGTCTGCAAAGTAACTAAAAATACTTTGATGGGTATTGCCATTCAAGATGATGAAAAATGGCAGCCTCTGTCGGAGTTGCTCAAAGGTTCTTCAGCATTTTTGCTCGTTAAAGAAGACTTTTCTTCTGCGATTAAAGCATACCAAGAATTCCAAAAAGTTACCAAGAAGACAGAACTTCGCGGTGGCGTAATGGAAGGGCGCTTGCTCAAAGAACCAGATGTCAAAGCTTTAGGAGACTTGCCATCCAAGGAACAACTCATGGGTCAAATTGCTGGAGCTATCAACGCTTTGGCTACCAAGATTGCTGTGGGTATCAACGAAGTTCCTGGTGGCTTGGCGCGCGCTTTGCAAGCTGTCGCTGACAAAGAAAATGGCGGCGATGACAGCGCTGCCTAA
- the rplL gene encoding 50S ribosomal protein L7/L12 → MSAATDQILDQLKSLSLLEAAELVKQIEEAFGVSAAAPAGGMMMMAAPGAAAAAEPVEEQTEFDVVLESVPADKKIAVLKIVREITGLGLKEAKDLVEAAPKAVKEAIAKDAAEDAKKRIEEAGGKVTVK, encoded by the coding sequence ATGTCTGCTGCAACCGATCAAATTTTAGACCAATTGAAATCTCTGTCTCTGTTAGAAGCTGCTGAGTTAGTTAAGCAAATTGAAGAAGCTTTTGGCGTAAGTGCTGCTGCTCCAGCTGGTGGAATGATGATGATGGCTGCTCCTGGTGCTGCTGCTGCTGCTGAACCAGTAGAAGAACAAACCGAGTTTGATGTTGTTCTCGAATCCGTTCCTGCTGATAAGAAGATTGCAGTTCTGAAGATTGTCCGCGAAATCACTGGTCTAGGCTTGAAAGAAGCTAAAGACTTAGTAGAAGCTGCACCTAAAGCAGTTAAGGAAGCGATCGCTAAAGATGCTGCTGAAGATGCTAAGAAGCGGATTGAGGAAGCTGGCGGTAAGGTGACAGTTAAGTAA
- a CDS encoding HlyD family efflux transporter periplasmic adaptor subunit — translation MKYSLLANAPQARQTKQQFARPEDQLSYELGKAVKELPPLYTRLLAGTISLVVFGTIAWAALSEIDEVAVAQGELIASAQVRPVTSLGDGTIKAIQVKEGDRVTKDQVLIQRDPDLKQTDVTRLAQSTKLIQQDIQRLQAERIGGQSTGTVIQDELLKSRLRDYQARQGAAEAEASRQRSLIDQARVRLIRLQDNLVNARTSVANAKTNLFNARSISSKVEENLEIAQSREKNLRTLITPGAVPRVDYLEARERLTRAQTDITRAQDEVINAQNRLTEAEDKVTSLEKDISAQDQEIRQAQQAYQAARNQAQRVVSERQSEILTEMNKRKEELTNVAGQLEQAKKQTDGETIKAPVAGTIYKIKATKGPVQSGEELLSILPEGEEMLLEVKVLNRDIGFIRKGMRAKVKMATFPFQEFGTIEGEVVQVSPNATVDKELGLVFPTRIKLNQHFVNVRGQNVTFTPGMAASGEIVTRKKSILTFIMEPVTRRFSEAFSVR, via the coding sequence ATGAAATATTCTCTATTAGCTAACGCTCCTCAAGCTCGTCAAACAAAACAACAGTTTGCTAGACCAGAAGACCAACTATCTTATGAACTAGGTAAGGCGGTTAAAGAATTACCGCCACTTTATACTAGATTATTAGCAGGAACCATTAGTTTAGTAGTATTTGGGACGATCGCCTGGGCTGCTCTCTCAGAAATAGACGAAGTAGCAGTTGCACAGGGGGAATTAATCGCTTCTGCTCAGGTCAGACCTGTAACATCCCTTGGTGATGGCACAATCAAAGCGATTCAAGTGAAAGAAGGCGATCGCGTCACTAAAGATCAAGTTTTAATTCAACGTGACCCAGACCTCAAACAAACTGATGTCACCAGACTAGCTCAATCTACTAAACTGATTCAACAAGACATCCAGCGTTTGCAAGCAGAACGCATAGGTGGACAAAGCACTGGTACAGTAATCCAAGATGAACTCTTAAAATCTCGCTTGCGGGACTACCAAGCACGCCAAGGAGCAGCCGAAGCAGAAGCCAGCCGTCAGCGATCGCTCATTGACCAAGCCAGAGTTCGTCTCATTCGGTTACAAGATAATTTAGTCAACGCTAGAACTAGTGTGGCTAATGCCAAAACGAACCTGTTCAATGCTAGAAGCATTAGCAGCAAAGTAGAAGAAAACCTCGAAATTGCTCAAAGTAGAGAGAAAAACTTACGCACTTTGATAACTCCTGGGGCTGTTCCGCGAGTTGATTATCTAGAAGCTAGAGAAAGATTAACTCGCGCACAAACAGATATTACTAGGGCCCAAGATGAAGTCATCAACGCCCAAAATCGCTTAACAGAGGCTGAAGATAAAGTTACATCCTTAGAAAAGGATATTTCTGCACAAGATCAAGAAATTCGCCAAGCCCAACAAGCGTATCAAGCGGCTCGTAATCAAGCACAACGGGTAGTATCAGAGCGCCAAAGTGAAATTCTGACCGAAATGAACAAGCGCAAAGAAGAACTAACCAACGTTGCTGGACAATTGGAGCAAGCCAAAAAACAAACAGACGGTGAAACCATCAAAGCTCCTGTTGCTGGCACAATTTATAAAATCAAAGCCACCAAAGGGCCAGTACAATCAGGCGAGGAGTTATTATCAATCTTGCCAGAAGGCGAAGAGATGCTGCTAGAAGTGAAAGTTCTCAACCGTGATATTGGATTTATTCGCAAAGGAATGAGAGCTAAAGTAAAAATGGCAACTTTCCCCTTCCAAGAATTCGGCACAATTGAGGGTGAAGTTGTGCAAGTCAGTCCTAACGCCACCGTTGACAAAGAATTAGGCTTAGTTTTTCCTACCAGAATTAAATTAAACCAGCACTTTGTAAATGTTCGCGGTCAAAATGTGACATTTACACCAGGAATGGCTGCAAGTGGTGAAATTGTCACTCGTAAAAAGTCAATTTTGACCTTTATCATGGAACCAGTAACGCGCCGATTCAGTGAAGCATTTTCTGTCAGATAG
- a CDS encoding SDR family oxidoreductase, whose amino-acid sequence MFLVTGATGDIGRRVIRLLREHNHSVRGFARLTSRYGELEHRGANIFIGDLRREQDIEKACQGVQYIISAHGSDNDALTLDYRANIALIDQAKANGVQHFVFISVLGAERGYEDAPVFKAKRAVENYLAASGLNYTILRPAGLASNLLPLAERFRETGLYLLIGDPKNRTSIVSTDDLARIVVDSVTVPEARNQIFSVGGPEILLREDIPQIFSHIFKKEPIVVNSPLLVIDGLRGVLGLINPEAQQALGTFRTLLSNEFFCRKDEIAKLEQTFNFPLETLESFLRRYLAV is encoded by the coding sequence ATGTTTTTGGTAACTGGAGCAACAGGAGACATTGGCCGCCGAGTTATAAGACTCCTACGCGAACACAATCATTCTGTACGAGGTTTTGCACGTCTTACCTCGCGTTACGGTGAACTGGAACACCGAGGAGCCAACATCTTTATTGGTGATTTGCGGCGCGAACAGGATATAGAAAAAGCTTGCCAAGGTGTTCAATATATTATCAGCGCCCACGGCTCTGATAACGATGCACTCACCCTCGACTATCGTGCTAACATCGCACTGATCGACCAAGCGAAAGCTAACGGAGTGCAGCACTTTGTCTTTATTTCCGTATTAGGAGCCGAACGGGGGTATGAAGACGCTCCCGTATTTAAAGCCAAACGAGCTGTAGAAAATTATTTGGCAGCTAGTGGCTTGAATTACACCATTTTACGTCCGGCTGGATTAGCATCTAACTTGCTACCTTTAGCAGAAAGGTTTCGGGAAACAGGGTTATATTTGCTAATTGGCGACCCTAAAAACCGTACCTCCATTGTGAGTACAGATGATTTAGCAAGGATAGTAGTGGATTCAGTGACCGTTCCAGAGGCTCGTAATCAAATCTTTTCCGTCGGGGGGCCAGAGATTCTATTACGTGAGGACATTCCCCAAATTTTCAGTCATATCTTTAAGAAAGAACCAATAGTGGTTAACTCACCATTATTGGTCATTGATGGATTGCGGGGTGTCTTGGGTTTAATTAATCCCGAAGCACAACAGGCTTTAGGAACTTTCCGCACATTACTGTCCAATGAATTTTTCTGTAGAAAAGATGAAATAGCTAAATTAGAGCAGACCTTTAACTTCCCCTTGGAAACTTTGGAAAGTTTCTTAAGGCGCTATTTAGCTGTTTGA
- the xth gene encoding exodeoxyribonuclease III, whose amino-acid sequence MKIATWNVNSIRTRLEQVLDWLKQNPVDVLCLQETKVIDDDFPRSPFENLGYHSYISGQKAYNGVALISQQPLTDVTTGFTPILPDIEPIWDEQKRVITGVIDGVRIVNLYVPNGSAIASEKYEYKLRWLTVLREYLRSLLLLQPAICICGDFNIALEDKDIHEKVKAENHIMASLAERQALRDVLELGFADAFRKFTTEGGHFSWWDYRAASFRRNQGWRIDHHYLTPVLYAQAKSCTIDVSPRKLTQPSDHTPVIVEI is encoded by the coding sequence ATGAAAATTGCTACTTGGAATGTTAACTCGATTCGCACTCGTCTAGAGCAAGTTTTGGATTGGTTAAAACAAAATCCCGTTGATGTTCTGTGCTTACAGGAGACAAAGGTTATAGATGATGATTTTCCACGATCGCCTTTTGAAAATTTGGGCTATCACTCATATATATCAGGACAGAAAGCTTACAATGGCGTAGCTTTAATTAGCCAGCAACCCCTTACAGATGTGACCACGGGGTTCACACCGATTTTGCCAGATATAGAACCGATATGGGACGAGCAGAAACGAGTAATTACAGGGGTGATAGATGGTGTACGGATTGTCAACCTCTATGTTCCCAATGGTTCAGCGATCGCCAGCGAAAAGTATGAATATAAGCTACGCTGGTTGACTGTATTGAGAGAGTATCTGCGATCGCTTCTCTTATTACAACCTGCCATCTGCATCTGCGGTGACTTTAATATAGCCTTAGAAGACAAAGATATTCACGAAAAAGTCAAAGCTGAAAATCACATCATGGCATCCCTAGCCGAGCGCCAAGCTTTACGAGATGTTTTAGAACTAGGCTTTGCTGATGCTTTTCGCAAATTCACCACCGAAGGCGGACACTTTAGTTGGTGGGACTACCGCGCGGCTTCTTTCCGCCGCAACCAAGGCTGGAGAATCGATCATCACTACCTCACACCAGTACTATACGCACAGGCAAAAAGTTGCACTATTGATGTCTCCCCCAGAAAATTAACTCAACCCAGCGATCATACTCCCGTCATTGTCGAAATTTAA
- a CDS encoding glycosyltransferase family 4 protein, which produces MKIAQVAPLWERVPPPSYGGIELVVSHLTNELVRRGHEVTLFASGDSQTLAHLETVYPRALRLDKNVQDYAAYETLELSQVYQNATGFDIIHSHLGIAALPLASLVKTPTVHTLHGHFTKDNQNVFSHHHQQPYVSISNAQRQIHLNYIKTVYNGIEPKDYPFISQPKEPPYLAFLGRFSPEKGPHKAISIAKQSGWHLKMAGKVDTVDAKFFEQEILPHIDCQQIEYLGEINHTEKAELLGNAAATLFPINWQEPFGLVMIESMATGTPVIGMNFGSVPEVIDQGKTGFICQNYEEMIQMIPATLELDRRDCRESVENKFSVSQMVDGYEAVYQQIIKDRVNLNGYKHTAKIRF; this is translated from the coding sequence ATGAAAATCGCTCAAGTTGCCCCCTTATGGGAACGAGTTCCACCTCCAAGTTATGGAGGTATTGAACTAGTAGTAAGTCACTTGACAAACGAACTAGTTCGTCGTGGTCATGAGGTAACATTATTTGCCTCTGGCGATTCTCAAACCTTGGCACATTTAGAAACAGTTTATCCGCGTGCATTACGCTTAGACAAAAATGTTCAAGACTATGCCGCTTATGAAACTTTAGAACTGAGCCAAGTCTACCAGAACGCGACAGGATTCGATATTATCCATTCTCATTTAGGGATTGCGGCTTTACCTTTAGCGAGTTTGGTAAAAACTCCTACAGTACATACGCTGCATGGTCATTTTACCAAAGATAACCAAAACGTCTTTAGTCATCATCATCAACAACCATACGTTAGTATTAGCAACGCCCAGCGTCAAATTCATCTCAATTATATAAAAACCGTTTATAACGGTATTGAGCCAAAAGATTATCCGTTCATTTCTCAACCAAAAGAGCCGCCATATCTAGCATTTTTAGGACGCTTTTCTCCAGAAAAAGGCCCACATAAGGCGATCTCGATCGCCAAGCAGAGTGGTTGGCATTTAAAGATGGCAGGAAAAGTTGATACAGTAGATGCCAAGTTTTTTGAACAAGAGATTCTCCCTCATATAGATTGTCAGCAAATTGAATATTTAGGCGAAATTAACCATACAGAAAAAGCTGAACTACTAGGCAATGCTGCTGCTACTCTTTTTCCCATCAATTGGCAAGAACCTTTTGGTTTAGTGATGATTGAATCAATGGCAACTGGTACGCCAGTTATAGGGATGAATTTTGGTTCTGTACCTGAGGTGATCGACCAAGGTAAAACAGGTTTTATCTGCCAAAATTATGAAGAAATGATTCAGATGATACCTGCTACTTTGGAATTGGATCGTCGAGATTGTAGAGAATCTGTAGAAAACAAATTTAGCGTTAGCCAAATGGTTGATGGGTATGAAGCGGTATATCAACAAATTATCAAAGACCGCGTTAACTTAAACGGTTATAAGCACACAGCTAAAATCCGCTTTTAA
- a CDS encoding hybrid sensor histidine kinase/response regulator, with protein sequence MITESLVQPTYVLLVDDNPNNLKVLSEAVQGCGWKALMATDGESALEQTEYAHPDLILLDVMMPGIDGFETCRRLKANPITQNTPVIFMTALSDATDKVKGLEIGAVDYITKPFQHEEVIARLKLHLKISHLTRTLEQKVQERTAELTQSIQQLKQTQIQLIQSEKMSTLGQLVAGIGHEINNPIGFISGNCSHIEEYVKDILRLVHLQQQKLSHSDPEIEELVEEIDLEYLAEDLPKILGSMHQGIDRLKDISLSLRTFARSDISSKVEFQIHEGMNSTLMLLKHRLKDQSDRPKIEVIKEYGTLPPITCYPGQLNQVFMNIIANAIDAFDDLHQKCSDQEINVSEPHTITITTSVDQERAGVTICIEDNALGIPPEVQDRIFEPSFTTKAVGKGTGLGLAITHQIIVDKHNGKIKCLSTLGKGTKFIITLPISSQ encoded by the coding sequence ATGATCACCGAATCTCTTGTACAGCCAACATATGTCCTTTTAGTAGATGACAACCCGAATAATCTGAAAGTTTTATCAGAAGCAGTTCAGGGATGTGGTTGGAAAGCTCTCATGGCAACGGATGGAGAGTCGGCGCTAGAACAAACAGAATATGCTCATCCTGATTTGATTCTCCTTGATGTCATGATGCCAGGTATTGATGGATTTGAAACTTGCCGTAGATTGAAAGCCAATCCCATAACTCAGAATACTCCGGTCATTTTCATGACAGCCTTGTCTGATGCTACAGATAAAGTCAAAGGACTAGAAATTGGTGCAGTTGACTACATTACCAAACCCTTCCAACATGAAGAAGTTATTGCTCGATTAAAGTTACACCTGAAAATATCCCATCTCACCCGTACTCTAGAACAAAAAGTCCAAGAACGGACAGCAGAATTAACTCAATCCATACAACAGTTAAAGCAAACCCAAATACAACTCATCCAAAGTGAGAAAATGTCCACCCTTGGACAACTTGTGGCTGGTATAGGTCATGAGATTAATAACCCAATTGGTTTTATTAGTGGCAATTGCTCTCATATTGAGGAATATGTCAAGGATATTCTTCGTTTAGTGCATCTGCAACAGCAAAAATTATCACACTCAGACCCGGAAATTGAAGAATTAGTTGAAGAAATCGACTTAGAGTATTTAGCAGAAGATTTACCAAAAATCTTGGGGTCAATGCACCAAGGGATTGATCGGCTGAAGGATATCAGCCTTTCTTTACGAACCTTTGCCCGATCTGATATCTCCTCTAAGGTAGAGTTTCAGATTCATGAAGGTATGAATAGTACCTTAATGTTACTGAAACATCGCCTGAAAGACCAAAGCGATCGCCCAAAAATCGAGGTGATCAAAGAATATGGTACTTTGCCACCAATCACTTGCTATCCTGGGCAGCTTAACCAGGTATTTATGAACATTATCGCCAACGCTATAGATGCCTTTGATGATCTCCATCAGAAATGTTCAGACCAGGAAATAAATGTTTCTGAACCTCACACAATTACAATTACTACATCGGTTGATCAGGAGCGGGCAGGTGTGACAATTTGCATTGAAGATAATGCTCTTGGTATACCTCCTGAGGTGCAAGACAGAATTTTTGAGCCATCTTTTACAACTAAGGCTGTAGGCAAGGGAACTGGACTAGGATTAGCCATCACCCATCAAATTATTGTGGATAAGCACAATGGAAAAATTAAGTGCTTGTCAACTTTGGGTAAGGGAACAAAATTTATTATTACTTTGCCAATCTCTAGCCAGTAA